The Bos taurus isolate L1 Dominette 01449 registration number 42190680 breed Hereford chromosome 13, ARS-UCD2.0, whole genome shotgun sequence genome contains a region encoding:
- the GDAP1L1 gene encoding ganglioside-induced differentiation-associated protein 1-like 1 isoform X1, translating to MATPNNLTPTNCSWWPISALESDAAKPAEAPDAPEAASHAHWPKESLVLYHWTQSFSSQKVRLVIAEKGLACEERDVSLPQSEHKEPWFMRLNLGEEVPVIIHRDNIISDYDQIIDYVERTFTGEHVVALMPEAGSPQHARVLQYRELLDALPMDAYTHGCILHPELTTDSMIPKYATAEIRRHLANATTDLMKLDHEEEPQLSEPYLSKQKKLMAKILEHDDVSYLKKILGELAMVLDQIEAELEKRKLENEGGCQFWGQKCELWLCGCAFTLADVLLGATLHRLKFLGLSKKYWEDGSRPNLQSFFERVQKRFAFRKVLGDIHTTLLSAVIPNAFRLVKRKPPSFFGASFLMGSLGGMGYFAYWYLKKKYI from the exons ATGGCGACCCCCAACAACCTGACCCCCACCAACTGCAGCTGGTGGCCCATCTCGGCGCTGGAGAGCGATGCGGCGAAGCCGGCGGAGGCCCCCGACGCACCCGAAGCGGCCAGCCACGCCCATTGGCCCAAGGAGAGCCTGGTTCTGTACCACTGGACTCAGTCCTTCAGCTCGCAGAAG GTGCGGCTGGTGATCGCCGAGAAGGGCCTGGCGTGTGAGGAGCGGGACGTGAGCCTGCCACAGAGCGAGCACAAGGAGCCCTGGTTCATGCGGCTCAACCTGGGCGAGGAGGTGCCCGTCATCATCCACCGCGACAACATCATCAGCGACTACGACCAGATCATCGACTACGTGGAGCGCACGTTCACTGGAG AGCATGTGGTGGCGCTGATGCCGGAGGCGGGCAGCCCCCAGCACGCGCGGGTGCTGCAGTACCGCGAGCTGCTGGATGCGCTGCCCATGGACGCCTACACGCACGGCTGCATTCTGCACCCCGAACTCACCACCGACTCCATGATCCCCAAGTACGCCACGGCCGAGATCCGCA GACATTTAGCCAACGCCACCACAGACCTCATGAAATTGGACCATGAAGAGGAGCCCCAGCTCTCTGAGCCCTACCTTTCTAAACAGAAGAAGCTCATG GCCAAGATCTTGGAACACGATGACGTGAGCTACCTGAAGAAGATCCTGGGGGAGCTGGCCATGGTTCTGGACCAGATCGAGGCTGAGCTGGAGAAGAGGAAGCTTGAGAACGAGGGTGGGTGCCAGTTCTGGG GGCAGAAATGCGAGCTGTGGCTCTGCGGCTGTGCCTTCACCCTTGCGGATGTCCTCCTGGGAGCCACCCTGCACCGCCTCAAATTCCTGGGACTGTCCAAGAAATACTGGGAAGACGGCAGCCGGCCCAACCTGCAGTCCTTCTTCGAGAGGGTCCAGAAACGCTTTGCCTTCCGGAAGGTTCTGGGCGACATCCACACCACTCTGCTGTCGGCGGTCATCCCCAACGCGTTCCGGCTGGTCAAGCGGAAGCCGCCATCTTTCTTTGGGGCGTCCTTTCTCATGGGCTCCCTGGGAGGGATGGGCTACTTTGCCTACTGGTACCTCAAGAAAAAATACATCTAA
- the GDAP1L1 gene encoding ganglioside-induced differentiation-associated protein 1-like 1, with product MATPNNLTPTNCSWWPISALESDAAKPAEAPDAPEAASHAHWPKESLVLYHWTQSFSSQKVRLVIAEKGLACEERDVSLPQSEHKEPWFMRLNLGEEVPVIIHRDNIISDYDQIIDYVERTFTGEHVVALMPEAGSPQHARVLQYRELLDALPMDAYTHGCILHPELTTDSMIPKYATAEIRRHLANATTDLMKLDHEEEPQLSEPYLSKQKKLMAKILEHDDVSYLKKILGELAMVLDQIEAELEKRKLENEGQKCELWLCGCAFTLADVLLGATLHRLKFLGLSKKYWEDGSRPNLQSFFERVQKRFAFRKVLGDIHTTLLSAVIPNAFRLVKRKPPSFFGASFLMGSLGGMGYFAYWYLKKKYI from the exons ATGGCGACCCCCAACAACCTGACCCCCACCAACTGCAGCTGGTGGCCCATCTCGGCGCTGGAGAGCGATGCGGCGAAGCCGGCGGAGGCCCCCGACGCACCCGAAGCGGCCAGCCACGCCCATTGGCCCAAGGAGAGCCTGGTTCTGTACCACTGGACTCAGTCCTTCAGCTCGCAGAAG GTGCGGCTGGTGATCGCCGAGAAGGGCCTGGCGTGTGAGGAGCGGGACGTGAGCCTGCCACAGAGCGAGCACAAGGAGCCCTGGTTCATGCGGCTCAACCTGGGCGAGGAGGTGCCCGTCATCATCCACCGCGACAACATCATCAGCGACTACGACCAGATCATCGACTACGTGGAGCGCACGTTCACTGGAG AGCATGTGGTGGCGCTGATGCCGGAGGCGGGCAGCCCCCAGCACGCGCGGGTGCTGCAGTACCGCGAGCTGCTGGATGCGCTGCCCATGGACGCCTACACGCACGGCTGCATTCTGCACCCCGAACTCACCACCGACTCCATGATCCCCAAGTACGCCACGGCCGAGATCCGCA GACATTTAGCCAACGCCACCACAGACCTCATGAAATTGGACCATGAAGAGGAGCCCCAGCTCTCTGAGCCCTACCTTTCTAAACAGAAGAAGCTCATG GCCAAGATCTTGGAACACGATGACGTGAGCTACCTGAAGAAGATCCTGGGGGAGCTGGCCATGGTTCTGGACCAGATCGAGGCTGAGCTGGAGAAGAGGAAGCTTGAGAACGAGG GGCAGAAATGCGAGCTGTGGCTCTGCGGCTGTGCCTTCACCCTTGCGGATGTCCTCCTGGGAGCCACCCTGCACCGCCTCAAATTCCTGGGACTGTCCAAGAAATACTGGGAAGACGGCAGCCGGCCCAACCTGCAGTCCTTCTTCGAGAGGGTCCAGAAACGCTTTGCCTTCCGGAAGGTTCTGGGCGACATCCACACCACTCTGCTGTCGGCGGTCATCCCCAACGCGTTCCGGCTGGTCAAGCGGAAGCCGCCATCTTTCTTTGGGGCGTCCTTTCTCATGGGCTCCCTGGGAGGGATGGGCTACTTTGCCTACTGGTACCTCAAGAAAAAATACATCTAA
- the FITM2 gene encoding acyl-coenzyme A diphosphatase FITM2: MEHLERCAWVLRGTLVRSAVRKYLPWALAASMLAGSLLKELSPLPESYLSNKRNVLNVYFVKVAWAWTFCLLLPFIALTNYHLTGKAGLVLRRLSTLLVGTAIWYVCTAIFSNIEHYTGSCYQSPALEGERKEHQSKQQCHGEGGFWHGFDISGHSFLLTFCALMIVEEMAVLHEVKTDRNHCLHAAITTLVVALGFLTFIWVWMFLCTAVYFHNLSQKVFGTLFGLLGWYGTYGCWYLKSFSPGLPPQSSSLNLKQDTYKK, from the exons ATGGAGCACCTGGAGCGCTGCGCGTGGGTCCTCCGGGGGACGCTGGTGCGATCGGCAGTGCGGAAATACCTGCCCTGGGCTCTGGCGGCCTCTATGCTGGCGGGCTCCCTCCTCAAGGAGCTCTCCCCGCTGCCCGAGAGCTATCTCAGCAACAAGCGCAACGTCCTCAACGT gtATTTTGTCAAAGTGGCCTGGGCCTGGAccttctgcctcctcctgcctttcATCGCCCTCACCAACTACCACCTGACGGGCAAGGCCGGCCTGGTCCTGCGGCGGCTGAGCACCCTTCTCGTGGGCACGGCCATCTGGTACGTCTGCACGGCCATCTTCTCCAACATCGAGCACTACACGGGCAGCTGCTACCAGTCTCCAGCCCTGGAGGGGGAGAGAAAGGAGCACCAGAGCAAGCAGCAGTGCCACGGGGAAGGGGGCTTTTGGCACGGCTTCGACATCTCAGGCCACTCCTTCCTGCTGACCTTCTGCGCCCTCATGATTGTGGAGGAGATGGCCGTGCTGCACGAGGTGAAGACGGACAGGAACCACTGTCTCCACGCAGCCATCACCACCCTGGTGGTGGCCCTGGGCTTCCTGACCTTCATCTGGGTGTGGATGTTTCTGTGCACGGCCGTCTACTTCCACAACTTGTCCCAGAAAGTGTTTGGCACCCTGTTCGGTCTTCTGGGCTGGTACGGGACGTACGGCTGTTGGTATCTGAAATCCTTTTCTCCAGGACTCCCTCCCCAGAGCTCCAGTTTGAACTTGAAGCAAGACACTTacaagaaataa